A stretch of Pseudoclavibacter chungangensis DNA encodes these proteins:
- a CDS encoding helix-turn-helix transcriptional regulator, translated as MEANDRAALERLLGSLDWRVETSTRHRLDAGRRLLLRVGETLVVYVAAGSIGTSLSGTTCSERLDAGDLAVASSCRLGALRAIGDGPAEVIVTSLTPTPGAEPHVRTFPDLLVLRDFASEEPAIAGLAASMGAVEDGSGRARVGDSSVCAHIATTIVAVALRAWVQRGCAPDDWLVRTHDPYVALALDAIHDEPGRAWTVGALATVATMSRSVFAERFRATVGRSPANYLAEVRMAAAMGHLERGELSVAETAALLGYESEAGFSRAFRRHVGLAPSAWRRERTTVASV; from the coding sequence ATGGAAGCGAACGATCGCGCTGCGCTCGAGCGACTGCTCGGCTCGCTCGACTGGCGCGTCGAGACCTCGACCCGTCACCGCCTCGACGCCGGACGGCGGCTGCTCCTCCGCGTGGGTGAGACGCTCGTCGTGTACGTCGCCGCGGGGAGCATCGGGACGTCGCTCTCGGGCACGACGTGCAGCGAGCGACTCGATGCGGGCGACCTCGCGGTCGCGAGCAGTTGCCGCCTCGGCGCGCTGCGCGCGATCGGTGACGGGCCGGCGGAGGTCATCGTGACCTCGCTCACGCCGACGCCCGGCGCGGAACCGCACGTGCGCACGTTCCCCGACCTGCTCGTCCTGCGCGACTTCGCGAGCGAGGAACCCGCGATCGCCGGGCTCGCCGCGTCGATGGGCGCGGTCGAGGACGGATCGGGCCGCGCTCGCGTCGGGGACTCGAGCGTCTGCGCGCACATCGCGACGACGATCGTCGCGGTGGCACTGCGCGCCTGGGTGCAGCGCGGCTGCGCGCCCGACGACTGGCTCGTCCGCACACACGATCCGTACGTGGCACTCGCGCTCGACGCGATCCACGACGAACCAGGCCGCGCCTGGACGGTCGGGGCGCTCGCCACGGTCGCGACGATGTCCCGCTCCGTGTTCGCCGAGCGATTCCGCGCCACCGTCGGTCGATCACCCGCGAACTACCTCGCCGAGGTGCGCATGGCGGCCGCCATGGGACACCTCGAACGCGGCGAACTGAGCGTCGCGGAGACCGCGGCACTGCTCGGCTACGAGTCCGAGGCCGGGTTCAGCCGCGCCTTCCGGCGACACGTCGGCTTAGCGCCCTCCGCATGGCGGCGTGAGCGCACGACCGTGGCGTCCGTCTGA
- a CDS encoding thymidine phosphorylase yields the protein MTDTAPEAFDVVDLIRTKRDGGELSTPEIDWLVSRYATGFVGDEQMAALAMAIFLNGMAPREIADLTLAMIASGERMSFEGLGKPTVDKHSTGGVGDKITLPLMPLVASFGVAVPQLSGRGLGHTGGTLDKLESIPGWRAELTNAELREQLRTVGGVVCAAGAELAPADKKLYALRDVTGTVECIPLIASSIMSKKIAEGTDSLVLDVKFGDGSFMGDIDRSRALAETMVRLGEDAGVRTSALLTNMNVPLGFTIGNANEVRESVEVLAGGGPADVVELTVELAREMLRLAGQPDADVEGALASGRAMDTWRAAIRAQGGDPDAPLPVAPETHTVTAERDGVLVEQRALPFGVAAWRLGAGRARKQDPVIHSAGIDLHAKPGDAVRAGQPLFTLHAEDAARFARALDALDGAYEIADAGTEPRTGGPLIAGTVNP from the coding sequence ATGACCGACACCGCACCCGAGGCGTTCGACGTCGTCGACCTCATCCGAACCAAGCGCGACGGCGGTGAGCTCTCGACACCCGAGATCGACTGGCTCGTGTCGCGCTACGCGACGGGCTTCGTCGGCGACGAACAGATGGCCGCACTCGCGATGGCGATCTTCCTCAACGGTATGGCGCCGCGCGAGATCGCCGATCTGACGCTCGCGATGATCGCGTCGGGGGAGCGCATGTCGTTCGAGGGGCTCGGCAAGCCCACGGTCGACAAGCATTCGACGGGTGGCGTGGGCGACAAGATCACACTCCCGCTCATGCCGCTCGTCGCGTCGTTCGGCGTCGCCGTTCCGCAGCTCTCGGGGCGTGGCCTCGGGCACACCGGCGGCACGCTCGACAAGCTCGAGTCGATCCCCGGTTGGCGTGCGGAGCTGACGAACGCGGAGCTGCGCGAGCAGTTGCGCACGGTCGGCGGCGTCGTGTGCGCCGCGGGTGCCGAGCTCGCGCCCGCCGACAAGAAGCTCTACGCGCTGCGTGACGTGACGGGCACGGTCGAGTGCATCCCGCTCATCGCGTCGAGCATCATGTCGAAGAAGATCGCGGAGGGGACCGACTCGCTCGTGCTCGACGTGAAGTTCGGCGACGGTTCGTTCATGGGCGACATCGATCGATCCCGCGCACTGGCCGAGACGATGGTGCGGCTCGGCGAGGACGCCGGGGTGCGGACGAGCGCGCTGCTCACGAACATGAACGTGCCGCTCGGCTTCACGATCGGCAATGCGAACGAGGTTCGCGAGTCGGTCGAGGTGCTCGCGGGCGGTGGCCCGGCCGACGTCGTCGAGCTGACGGTCGAGCTGGCGCGCGAGATGCTGCGCCTCGCGGGTCAGCCGGACGCCGACGTCGAGGGCGCGCTCGCCTCGGGCCGGGCCATGGACACGTGGCGTGCCGCGATCCGCGCGCAGGGTGGTGACCCCGACGCGCCGCTGCCCGTCGCACCCGAGACGCACACGGTGACGGCCGAGCGCGACGGGGTGCTCGTCGAGCAGCGTGCGCTGCCGTTCGGCGTCGCGGCGTGGCGACTCGGCGCGGGTCGTGCGCGCAAGCAGGATCCCGTGATCCACTCGGCGGGGATCGACCTGCACGCGAAGCCGGGCGACGCGGTGCGTGCCGGGCAGCCGCTGTTCACGCTGCACGCCGAGGACGCGGCGCGCTTCGCGCGCGCTCTCGACGCGCTCGACGGCGCGTACGAGATCGCCGACGCGGGCACCGAGCCCCGAACGGGCGGTCCCCTCATCGCAGGCACCGTCAACCCCTGA
- a CDS encoding ABC transporter permease, translated as MTDTNGTSGDAAPTNAASPAKTGGGTPPPPPNPSLLGRAPADHPWSGVWRDILGGGPLRSFVAIVLALFIGSLLVVLTSEDVREASGYFFARPGDTFAAIGAVVGGAFRAVWEGAVYSPRTGFAPLTSTLMWATPLISAGLGVAIGFRAGLFNIGGRGQILIAALFVGFIGASTPMPVVVHLLVAVFAGLVGGSIWAGIAGFLKARTGAHEVIVTIMLNYVALNLVTYLLKIQPFQADGASGNPKAKPILESAQLPDLVGSMDLGFVLAILAAVVYWWIMDRSTIGFKIRAVGQNPHAARTAGINVEGITFLTMALSGAFMGLAGATQVLGRATSGYDPGVDAGIGFDAITVALLGANHPVGIVLAGLLFGALKAGSFPMQIVEGIPIDIVSVIQGLIVLFIAAPPLIRRIFFLPKPSGISLLDRVRAQRALDGKRGESTPEVKA; from the coding sequence ATGACCGACACGAACGGCACCTCCGGCGACGCGGCACCCACGAACGCCGCCTCGCCCGCGAAGACGGGTGGCGGCACCCCGCCGCCGCCACCGAATCCCAGCCTCCTCGGCCGCGCCCCCGCCGACCACCCGTGGTCGGGCGTGTGGCGCGACATCCTCGGCGGCGGCCCGCTTCGCTCGTTCGTCGCGATCGTGCTCGCCCTGTTCATCGGCTCGCTCCTCGTCGTCCTCACGAGCGAGGACGTGCGCGAGGCCTCCGGCTACTTCTTCGCGCGGCCCGGCGACACGTTCGCCGCGATCGGCGCGGTCGTCGGCGGTGCGTTCCGCGCCGTGTGGGAGGGCGCGGTCTACAGCCCGCGCACGGGCTTCGCGCCGCTCACCTCGACGCTCATGTGGGCCACCCCCCTCATCTCGGCCGGTCTCGGCGTCGCGATCGGCTTCCGCGCCGGCCTGTTCAACATCGGTGGCCGCGGGCAGATCCTCATCGCCGCCCTGTTCGTCGGGTTCATCGGCGCGTCGACGCCGATGCCGGTCGTCGTGCACCTCCTCGTCGCCGTCTTCGCGGGCCTCGTCGGCGGCTCCATCTGGGCCGGCATCGCCGGGTTCCTCAAGGCGCGCACGGGCGCGCACGAGGTGATCGTCACGATCATGCTCAACTACGTGGCGCTCAATCTCGTCACCTACCTCCTGAAGATCCAGCCCTTCCAGGCGGACGGGGCGAGCGGCAACCCGAAGGCGAAGCCGATCCTCGAATCCGCGCAGCTCCCCGACCTCGTCGGCAGCATGGATCTCGGGTTCGTGCTCGCCATCCTCGCCGCCGTCGTCTACTGGTGGATCATGGACCGCTCGACGATCGGCTTCAAGATCCGCGCCGTCGGTCAGAACCCGCACGCCGCACGGACGGCGGGCATCAACGTCGAGGGCATCACGTTCCTCACGATGGCCCTCTCGGGCGCGTTCATGGGGCTCGCTGGCGCGACCCAGGTGCTCGGTCGGGCGACGAGCGGCTACGACCCGGGCGTCGACGCCGGCATCGGCTTCGACGCGATCACGGTCGCGCTCCTCGGTGCGAACCATCCCGTCGGCATCGTGCTCGCCGGGCTCCTGTTCGGCGCACTCAAGGCCGGGTCGTTCCCCATGCAGATCGTCGAGGGCATCCCGATCGACATCGTGAGCGTCATCCAGGGCCTCATCGTGCTGTTCATCGCGGCGCCGCCGCTCATCCGCCGGATCTTCTTCCTCCCGAAGCCGTCCGGCATCTCGCTGCTCGACCGCGTCCGCGCACAGCGCGCGCTCGACGGGAAACGCGGCGAGTCGACGCCGGAGGTGAAGGCATGA
- a CDS encoding MFS transporter: MSSKTDSVPVVHAASHDAPTARSHRAGGLAWPGLIVMMATSFALVTAEFLPSGILTPMAESLGVTPGQAGQTVTVTAIVGFVVAPTIASLVPRLDRRTLLVWLAVIAAISNLGVALAPNLPVMLASRVLLGAALSGFWAMTLTIAATLASPERLGRAMSIVTLGTSVATVAGVPIAVVISTFADWRVVFFGAAAVTLVVAVALRFVLPPVPAAAGTGMRQLFETLRRPGIGLGLTGHVLTVLGQLAAYTFLRVALERVDGLDAAGVAVLLVVYGVGGFAGNLLIGALVDRHLRVLAFGVPAALALAILAVGLLAGTLPAVIAGVLVWGMGFGGWLVVVNTWLGHVVPDRLEAGGGLVVAGFQLAITLGAAVGGILIDIAGVPVTFTIAAIVLALGSVLFGLANRRVGLTDDAKPLDAPGTRAA, translated from the coding sequence ATGTCCTCGAAAACCGATTCCGTGCCCGTCGTCCACGCCGCATCGCACGACGCACCGACCGCTCGCTCGCACCGCGCGGGCGGCCTCGCCTGGCCGGGCCTCATCGTCATGATGGCGACGAGCTTCGCGCTCGTGACCGCCGAATTCCTCCCGAGCGGCATCCTCACCCCCATGGCCGAGAGTCTCGGCGTCACCCCGGGTCAGGCCGGGCAGACGGTGACGGTCACCGCGATCGTCGGGTTCGTCGTCGCCCCGACGATCGCGTCGCTCGTGCCGCGCCTCGACCGACGGACCCTGCTCGTGTGGCTCGCCGTGATCGCGGCGATCTCGAACCTCGGCGTCGCGCTCGCCCCGAACCTCCCCGTCATGCTCGCCTCGCGGGTCCTGCTCGGGGCCGCGCTGAGCGGCTTCTGGGCGATGACCCTCACGATCGCCGCGACCCTGGCGTCGCCCGAGCGGCTCGGTCGTGCCATGTCGATCGTGACCCTCGGGACGTCGGTCGCGACCGTCGCGGGCGTCCCGATCGCCGTCGTGATCTCGACGTTCGCCGATTGGCGCGTCGTGTTCTTCGGCGCGGCCGCCGTCACGCTCGTCGTCGCGGTCGCCCTCCGATTCGTGCTCCCGCCGGTGCCCGCCGCGGCGGGCACCGGCATGCGGCAACTGTTCGAGACGCTCCGCCGACCGGGCATCGGTCTCGGGCTGACGGGGCACGTCCTCACGGTGCTCGGGCAGCTCGCCGCGTACACGTTCCTCCGCGTCGCCCTCGAGCGCGTCGACGGGCTCGACGCCGCGGGGGTGGCCGTCCTCCTCGTCGTATACGGCGTCGGCGGGTTCGCGGGGAACCTCCTCATCGGGGCGCTCGTCGACCGGCACCTGCGGGTCCTGGCGTTCGGCGTCCCGGCGGCCCTCGCGCTCGCCATCCTCGCGGTCGGGCTGCTCGCCGGGACGCTCCCGGCCGTCATCGCGGGCGTGCTCGTGTGGGGCATGGGCTTCGGCGGCTGGCTCGTCGTCGTGAACACGTGGCTCGGCCACGTCGTGCCGGATCGCCTGGAAGCGGGCGGCGGGCTCGTCGTCGCGGGGTTCCAGCTCGCGATCACGCTCGGCGCGGCGGTCGGCGGCATCCTCATCGACATCGCCGGCGTGCCGGTGACGTTCACGATCGCGGCGATCGTGCTCGCGCTCGGCTCGGTGCTGTTCGGACTCGCGAATCGTCGGGTCGGCCTCACGGACGACGCGAAGCCCCTCGACGCCCCCGGGACGCGCGCGGCCTGA
- a CDS encoding phospho-sugar mutase: protein MSGEERITRPLQIALRYGAESWMDQDPDAATRAEMGDLLRRAGELCEASEWIGTEDTSDRADAWRALEDRFRARLAFGTAGLRGELGAGPNRMNRVLVAQAARGFADYLLAREAEPTIVVGYDARINSDVFARDTAEIMQAAGVRATLLPRRLPTPVLAFAVRHLGASAGVMVTASHNPKRDNGYKVYLGGEDGGSQIVAPADAEIAQAILDVANGRKLHDIPRAQDYEIGDESIVDAYVDATAAAFRGRPGPLNWVYTPMHGVGLETFERVLDRIGVPKPAVVRAQADPDGAFPTLDFPNPEEPGALDLAFAAADTASAELIIAHDPDADRLAVAIPTAGGWRAFGGNDIGKLLGWRAAQHVQEAGTTGTLATSLVSSPALEAVATAYGLDYAETPTGFKWISRAPGIVFGYEEALGYLVDPDKVHDKDGLSAAVAILELAIGLAAENRTLADLDADFADRFGTFASRQVSNRFAEVSEIPRIMAALRAALPTEIGGVRVAGVDDFADGFGDIPPSDILRLRLEDGTRIMVRPSGTEPKIKVYIDAQAGGDDAAARERTANRAADGAADAMRELLAGI from the coding sequence AGTGGATCGGCACCGAGGACACGAGCGACCGGGCGGACGCGTGGCGGGCCCTCGAGGACCGCTTCCGCGCCCGACTCGCGTTCGGAACGGCGGGCCTGCGGGGCGAGCTCGGCGCGGGACCGAACCGCATGAACCGGGTCCTCGTCGCACAGGCGGCGCGCGGCTTCGCCGACTACCTGCTCGCACGCGAGGCCGAGCCGACGATCGTCGTCGGCTACGACGCACGCATCAACTCGGACGTGTTCGCGCGCGACACGGCCGAGATCATGCAGGCGGCGGGCGTGCGCGCGACGCTCCTGCCTCGACGGCTCCCCACGCCCGTCCTCGCGTTCGCGGTCCGACACCTCGGCGCGTCGGCCGGCGTCATGGTCACCGCATCCCACAACCCGAAGCGCGACAACGGGTACAAGGTGTATCTCGGGGGCGAGGACGGCGGCTCGCAGATCGTCGCGCCCGCCGATGCCGAGATCGCGCAGGCGATCCTCGACGTCGCGAACGGGCGCAAACTCCACGACATCCCCCGTGCCCAGGACTACGAGATCGGTGACGAGTCGATCGTCGACGCCTACGTCGACGCGACGGCCGCCGCGTTCCGGGGACGCCCCGGCCCGCTGAACTGGGTGTACACGCCCATGCACGGCGTCGGCCTCGAGACCTTCGAGCGCGTCCTCGATCGCATCGGGGTACCGAAGCCAGCGGTCGTCCGTGCACAGGCCGACCCCGACGGAGCGTTCCCGACGCTCGACTTCCCGAACCCGGAGGAGCCCGGCGCGCTCGACCTCGCGTTCGCGGCCGCCGACACCGCGTCGGCCGAACTGATCATCGCGCACGACCCCGACGCAGACCGGCTCGCGGTCGCGATCCCGACGGCCGGCGGCTGGCGCGCGTTCGGCGGCAACGACATCGGCAAGCTCCTCGGCTGGCGCGCCGCGCAGCACGTGCAGGAGGCGGGGACGACGGGCACGCTCGCGACGTCGCTCGTGTCCTCCCCCGCGCTGGAGGCGGTCGCGACGGCGTACGGCCTCGACTACGCCGAGACCCCGACGGGGTTCAAGTGGATCTCGCGTGCGCCGGGCATCGTGTTCGGCTACGAGGAGGCGCTCGGCTATCTCGTCGACCCCGACAAGGTGCACGACAAGGACGGCCTGTCGGCGGCCGTCGCGATCCTCGAACTCGCGATCGGACTCGCCGCAGAGAACCGCACGCTCGCCGACCTCGACGCCGATTTCGCGGACCGCTTCGGGACGTTCGCCTCGCGTCAGGTGTCGAACCGCTTCGCGGAGGTGAGCGAGATCCCCCGCATCATGGCCGCGCTGCGCGCCGCGCTCCCGACCGAGATCGGCGGGGTCCGGGTCGCGGGTGTCGACGACTTCGCGGACGGCTTCGGGGACATCCCGCCGAGCGACATCCTGCGGCTGCGACTCGAGGACGGGACGCGCATCATGGTGCGCCCGAGCGGCACGGAGCCGAAGATCAAGGTCTACATCGACGCGCAGGCCGGCGGCGACGACGCGGCCGCACGCGAGCGAACGGCGAACCGGGCGGCGGACGGCGCGGCGGACGCGATGCGGGAGCTGCTCGCCGGCATCTGA
- a CDS encoding cytidine deaminase, whose amino-acid sequence MTVEEAGDGAVQGRSLAQDVDWAALRAAADEVATRAYAPYSGYRVGAAALVDDGRTVVGCNVENASYGVGLCAECGLVSALHASGGGRLVAFTCVNGLGETIMPCGRCRQLLYEQSAPGMLLETVSGIRTIDEVLPDAFGPRDLDHVAAAGS is encoded by the coding sequence GTGACGGTCGAGGAAGCGGGCGACGGCGCCGTGCAGGGCCGTTCGCTCGCGCAGGACGTGGACTGGGCGGCGCTGCGCGCGGCCGCCGACGAGGTCGCCACTCGGGCGTACGCGCCGTACTCGGGCTACCGCGTCGGCGCCGCGGCCCTCGTCGACGACGGCCGCACGGTCGTCGGCTGCAACGTCGAGAACGCGAGCTACGGGGTCGGCCTGTGCGCCGAGTGCGGGCTCGTGTCGGCGCTCCACGCGTCGGGCGGTGGACGCCTCGTCGCATTCACGTGCGTCAACGGGCTCGGCGAGACGATCATGCCGTGCGGGCGGTGTCGCCAATTGCTCTACGAACAGTCGGCACCCGGCATGCTCCTCGAGACCGTCTCCGGCATCCGCACGATCGACGAGGTCCTGCCCGACGCGTTCGGGCCGCGCGACCTCGACCACGTCGCCGCCGCGGGATCCTGA
- a CDS encoding adenosine deaminase encodes MSNHDVGDEHVLPDGTDIASLPKVSLHDHLDGGLRPQTIIELADEIGIELPSTDAPELAAWFADQSDSGSLVEYLKTFDVTTAVMQTRQGLRRVARDFVNDLGADGVVYGEVRWAPEQHLARGLSLDEAVEAVQEGIEQGIDDVRHAGRRPVRVGQLVSAMRHAGDGREIAELALRHRDRGVVGFDIAGPEAGFPPSLLQPAFDLLAGAWFPATVHAGEADGLDSIRGALLDARALRLGHGVRIAEDIEIGERGEDGTEVVLGALAQWVKDRRIALELSPSSNLQTGAIEAWGDEIEDHPFDLLYQLGFTVTVNTDNRLMSATTITRELARLADAFDYDLEDLETFQLNAAEAAFLPVEDREELTDLVIDGFDEAGR; translated from the coding sequence ATGTCCAACCACGATGTCGGGGACGAGCACGTCCTGCCCGACGGCACCGACATCGCGTCGCTGCCCAAGGTGTCGTTGCACGACCACCTGGACGGCGGCCTGCGCCCCCAGACGATCATCGAACTCGCCGACGAGATCGGCATCGAACTGCCGAGCACCGACGCGCCCGAACTCGCGGCCTGGTTCGCGGACCAGTCCGACTCGGGCTCGCTCGTCGAGTACCTCAAGACCTTCGACGTGACGACCGCCGTCATGCAGACGAGGCAGGGCCTGCGTCGCGTCGCGCGGGACTTCGTCAACGATCTCGGCGCTGACGGCGTCGTGTACGGCGAGGTGCGCTGGGCGCCCGAGCAGCACCTCGCGCGCGGGCTCTCGCTCGACGAGGCCGTCGAGGCCGTGCAGGAGGGCATCGAGCAGGGCATCGACGACGTGCGTCACGCGGGCCGTCGCCCCGTCCGCGTCGGACAGCTCGTGAGCGCGATGCGTCACGCCGGCGACGGGCGCGAGATCGCCGAGCTCGCGCTCCGGCACCGCGACCGTGGCGTCGTGGGCTTCGACATCGCGGGCCCCGAGGCGGGATTCCCGCCGTCGCTCCTGCAGCCGGCGTTCGATCTGCTCGCCGGTGCGTGGTTCCCCGCGACCGTGCACGCGGGCGAGGCGGACGGCCTCGACTCGATCCGAGGCGCGCTGCTCGACGCACGGGCGCTCCGTCTCGGGCACGGCGTGCGTATCGCCGAGGACATCGAGATCGGTGAGCGCGGTGAGGACGGCACCGAGGTCGTGCTCGGCGCGCTCGCGCAGTGGGTGAAGGACCGCCGGATCGCGCTCGAGCTGAGTCCGTCGTCGAACCTGCAGACCGGTGCGATCGAGGCGTGGGGCGACGAGATCGAGGACCACCCCTTCGACCTGCTCTACCAGCTCGGGTTCACGGTCACGGTCAACACGGACAATCGGCTCATGAGCGCGACGACCATCACGCGCGAACTCGCACGCCTCGCCGACGCGTTCGACTACGACCTCGAGGACCTCGAGACCTTCCAGTTGAACGCGGCCGAGGCCGCGTTCCTCCCGGTCGAGGATCGAGAGGAGCTGACCGACCTCGTCATCGACGGGTTCGACGAGGCGGGTCGATGA
- a CDS encoding PTS sugar transporter subunit IIA, with amino-acid sequence MNASSVELAFGPGDVRLGLEARSWRDAVDQAGALLVSRGATTAGYTRRMLEVIETYGPYMVVAPGVALVHAKPGSDVRHNGAVILTFPDGVDFGHRRFDPVRAVVGIAVRRPDEHVTIIAAIARLLDSDGTIDALLSATDADALARGVAERLAEAGIAVDAPDAPHTA; translated from the coding sequence ATGAACGCGTCGTCGGTCGAACTCGCGTTCGGGCCGGGGGACGTCCGTCTCGGGCTCGAGGCGCGGAGCTGGCGCGACGCGGTCGATCAGGCGGGCGCGCTGCTCGTCTCACGCGGGGCGACGACGGCGGGGTACACGCGCCGCATGCTCGAGGTCATCGAGACGTACGGGCCGTACATGGTCGTCGCGCCCGGCGTGGCGCTCGTGCACGCGAAGCCGGGCTCCGACGTCCGTCACAACGGTGCCGTCATCCTGACGTTCCCGGACGGCGTCGACTTCGGTCACCGGCGCTTCGACCCCGTGCGCGCGGTCGTCGGCATCGCGGTGCGCCGTCCCGACGAGCACGTGACGATCATCGCGGCGATCGCGCGCCTGCTCGACAGCGACGGCACGATCGACGCCCTGCTGTCGGCGACGGACGCGGACGCGCTCGCGCGCGGTGTCGCCGAGCGGCTCGCCGAGGCGGGCATCGCCGTCGACGCACCCGACGCGCCCCACACCGCGTAG
- a CDS encoding ABC transporter permease produces the protein MTTTIPSSDPVELPEASTKAEVRTTRSWKSPIAFTFFALVVLVVFGFLAAPDKTSRIDLNDPTVPFSIPPLELPAMLTNIVIGVLLLAIAGWSFRLAARGATTPIWLVVVFGALWVFALIVFVGAGANVPLTWLLTGTLALSTPLIFGSMAGLVSERVGVVNIAIEGQLLAGAFASALIASATGSPFVGLLGAIVAGVLVSVILAVFSIVYWVEQVVVGVVINMLVIGLTNFLYSAVMVPDAATFNSPPKYAVWSIPLLNDIPIIGPLLFQNTLIIYLMFLLVPALYIALFHTKWGLRLRAVGEHPKAADTVGIKVNPTRFWNVLLSGAIAGAGGSFFTLGAVGAFGREMTSGQGYIALAALIFGRWHPLYAALAALLFGFASNLKTLASQVGAQIPPELLAMIPYVVTILAVAGFVGQSRAPAASGKPYFKS, from the coding sequence ATGACCACGACCATCCCATCGAGCGATCCGGTCGAGCTGCCGGAGGCCTCGACGAAGGCCGAGGTGCGGACGACGCGCAGTTGGAAGTCGCCGATCGCGTTCACGTTCTTCGCGCTCGTCGTCCTCGTCGTGTTCGGCTTCCTCGCGGCGCCCGACAAGACGAGCCGGATCGACCTGAACGATCCGACGGTACCGTTCAGCATCCCGCCGCTCGAGCTGCCCGCGATGCTCACGAACATCGTGATCGGCGTGCTCCTGCTCGCGATCGCGGGCTGGTCGTTCCGGCTCGCCGCCCGCGGCGCCACGACGCCGATCTGGCTCGTCGTCGTGTTCGGCGCACTGTGGGTGTTCGCGCTCATCGTGTTCGTCGGCGCGGGCGCGAACGTGCCGCTCACGTGGCTCCTCACGGGGACGCTCGCACTGTCGACACCGCTCATCTTCGGTTCCATGGCGGGCCTCGTCTCCGAGCGCGTCGGCGTCGTCAACATCGCGATCGAGGGGCAGTTGCTCGCGGGTGCGTTCGCGTCGGCACTCATCGCGAGCGCGACCGGCAGCCCGTTCGTCGGGCTCCTCGGGGCGATCGTCGCGGGCGTGCTCGTGTCGGTGATCCTCGCGGTGTTCTCGATCGTCTACTGGGTCGAGCAGGTCGTCGTCGGTGTCGTCATCAACATGCTCGTCATCGGCCTCACGAACTTCCTCTACTCGGCCGTCATGGTGCCCGATGCGGCGACGTTCAACTCGCCGCCGAAGTACGCCGTGTGGTCGATCCCGCTGCTGAACGACATCCCGATCATCGGGCCGCTGCTGTTCCAGAACACGCTCATCATCTACCTCATGTTCCTGCTCGTGCCGGCGCTCTACATCGCGCTGTTCCACACGAAGTGGGGCCTGAGGCTGCGCGCCGTGGGTGAGCACCCGAAGGCCGCCGACACGGTCGGCATCAAGGTCAATCCCACGCGCTTCTGGAACGTGCTGCTCTCCGGTGCGATCGCCGGCGCGGGCGGATCGTTCTTCACGCTCGGCGCGGTCGGCGCGTTCGGCCGCGAGATGACCTCCGGACAGGGCTACATCGCCCTCGCGGCGCTCATCTTCGGACGCTGGCACCCGCTCTACGCGGCGCTCGCGGCGCTCCTGTTCGGATTCGCCTCGAACCTCAAGACGCTCGCGTCGCAGGTCGGGGCACAGATCCCGCCGGAGCTGCTCGCCATGATCCCGTACGTCGTCACGATCCTCGCGGTCGCTGGCTTCGTCGGGCAGTCCCGCGCGCCCGCCGCGAGCGGCAAGCCGTACTTCAAGTCGTGA